The following proteins come from a genomic window of Lolium rigidum isolate FL_2022 chromosome 5, APGP_CSIRO_Lrig_0.1, whole genome shotgun sequence:
- the LOC124653972 gene encoding tetratricopeptide repeat protein 1-like — MVVIEPEPEAEETQGSSSPLGSTVGVEAASAEAHEEAFEDALTDEQMREKARIQANGAKSEGNKLFAAGQYNDALSQYETALQIATELESAEDICSACYSNRAVCFLKLGKYDETIKECTKALDLNPSYLKALLRRGEAHEKLEHYDEAIADMKRVIEVDPANEQAKRSLFRLEPLAAEKREKMKEEMMAKLKDLGNSVLGRFGMSVDNFKAVKDPNTGSYSMSFQK; from the exons ATGGTGGTGATCGAGCCGGAGCCTGAGGCCGAGGAGACGCAGGGCTCCTCGTCCCCGCTGGGATCCACGGTCGGCGTGGAGGCGGCAAGTGCGGAGGCGCACGAGGAAGCCTTCGAAGACGCGCTCACTGACGAGCAGATGCGCGAG AAAGCTAGAATCCAAGCAAATGGTGCAAAATCTGAAGGAAACAAGCTTTTTGCTGCTGGACAATACAATGATGCACTATCCCAATATGAGACTGCGTTGCAAATCGCCACTGAGCTGGAATCTGCCGAAGATATATGCTCTGCATGCTATTCAAATCGTGCTGTatgcttcttgaagctg GGGAAATATGACGAAACAATTAAAGAATGCACGAAAGCACTTGATCTGAATCCTTCATACTTGAAAGCCTTGCTCCGGAGGGGAGAAGCACATGAGAAGCTCGAACACTATGATGAAGCTATTGCTG ATATGAAAAGAGTCATTGAAGTAGATCCTGCAAATGAACAAGCTAAGAGATCACTGTTCAGGCTGGAGCCACTAGCTGCTGAGAAAAGGGAAAAGATGAAGGAAGAAATGATGG CGAAGCTAAAAGACTTGGGGAACTCTGTGCTGGGGCGCTTTGGGATGAGCGTGGACAATTTCAAAGCTGTTAAAGATCCCAACACAGGCTCATACTCCATGTCTTTCCAGAAATAA
- the LOC124653973 gene encoding glutathione S-transferase-like isoform X2, which produces MAVTKPVLYSEWLSSCSYWVRIALNIKGVEYEYRAVAWNDPDYEKINPIKYVPALQDGDILVSDSLAIILYLEDKYPQHPLLPQCLKRKALNLQIANIVCSSIQPLQCYAAVGLVNGKLGSDESLQIVHHYIDKGFNAIEKLLEGCDTKFATGDEVQLADVFLAPQIHAGMTRFQIDMLNYPHLESFYKAYMEIPAFQVACPENQPDAPSP; this is translated from the exons ATGGCAGTGACCAAGCCCGTCCTGTACAGCGAATGGCTCAGCTCCTGTTCCTACTGGGTCCGGATCGCCCTCAACATCAAAG GTGTTGAATATGAGTACAGGGCAGTAGCATGGAATGATCCAG ATTATGAGAAGATCAATCCGATTAAGTATGTCCCAGCACTACAAGATGGGGATATCTTGGTTTCAGACTCTCTTGCAATCATATTG TATCTTGAAGACAAATATCCCCAGCACCCTCTTCTACCTCAATGTCTGAAAAGGAAAGCTCTTAATCTGCAG ATCGCAAACATTGTATGCTCGAGCATTCAACCTCTTCAGTGCTACGCTGCAGTC GGTTTAGTTAACGGTAAATTAGGTTCCGATGAAAGCCTTCAGATAGTACATCATTACATTGACAAGGGATTTAATG CCATTGAAAAACTGCTGGAAGGATGTGACACTAAATTTGCTACTGGCGATGAAGTCCAACTG GCAGATGTGTTCCTTGCTCCTCAGATACACGCTGGCATGACACGCTTCCAAATCGATATG TTGAATTATCCTCATTTGGAGAGCTTTTACAAAGCATACATGGAAATCCCTGCATTTCAAGTTGCATGCCCCGAAAACCAGCCAGATGCGCCTTCGCCCTAA
- the LOC124653973 gene encoding glutathione S-transferase-like isoform X1 has translation MAATKPVLYSAWISSCSYRVRIALNLKGVEYEYRAVAWNDPDYEKINPIKYVPALQDGDILVSDSLAIILYLEDKYPQHPLLPQCLKRKALNLQIANIVCSSIQPLQCYAAVGLVNGKLGSDESLQIVHHYIDKGFNAIEKLLEGCDTKFATGDEVQLADVFLAPQIHAGMTRFQIDMLNYPHLESFYKAYMEIPAFQVACPENQPDAPSP, from the exons ATGGCGGCCACGAAGCCTGTCCTGTACAGCGCGTGGATCAGCTCCTGCTCCTACAGGGTCCGGATCGCCCTCAACCTAAAAG GTGTTGAATATGAGTACAGGGCAGTAGCATGGAATGATCCAG ATTATGAGAAGATCAATCCGATTAAGTATGTCCCAGCACTACAAGATGGGGATATCTTGGTTTCAGACTCTCTTGCAATCATATTG TATCTTGAAGACAAATATCCCCAGCACCCTCTTCTACCTCAATGTCTGAAAAGGAAAGCTCTTAATCTGCAG ATCGCAAACATTGTATGCTCGAGCATTCAACCTCTTCAGTGCTACGCTGCAGTC GGTTTAGTTAACGGTAAATTAGGTTCCGATGAAAGCCTTCAGATAGTACATCATTACATTGACAAGGGATTTAATG CCATTGAAAAACTGCTGGAAGGATGTGACACTAAATTTGCTACTGGCGATGAAGTCCAACTG GCAGATGTGTTCCTTGCTCCTCAGATACACGCTGGCATGACACGCTTCCAAATCGATATG TTGAATTATCCTCATTTGGAGAGCTTTTACAAAGCATACATGGAAATCCCTGCATTTCAAGTTGCATGCCCCGAAAACCAGCCAGATGCGCCTTCGCCCTAA